In one window of Poriferisphaera corsica DNA:
- a CDS encoding MlaD family protein: MKDRFRNIAVGFTALGGVLGLMVLLLLFGWLPEILQPGYLLTIKASSASGISVDSNVYLEGIAIGKVRKITLQPPPGTGVDILCKIDDKYHLPEGIEVSIPKSLLSGSGSISFSRAKLEDYTDNTPMLALDGSAVIIATESSPFAQLTGQLNTMLKEPLDKFTNVADHITELSDTWNQLGQNLSKLSQFESLTDVDDGKAVGNLATVLQRADSRLKQFKTVLSGIDSYVNDKEIHENFTQTVANARDLTANANQTVTDVKADIAQLKNRYILLADDLSKTVNTLQDTLEEAKEGKGTVGQLLANPALYNNMNDASERLRAAMRELQILFEKWNTEGIELNL; this comes from the coding sequence ATGAAAGATAGATTCAGAAATATTGCCGTTGGATTCACCGCACTCGGTGGTGTCCTTGGCCTCATGGTCTTGCTCTTACTTTTCGGTTGGCTCCCGGAAATACTACAGCCCGGATACCTCCTCACAATCAAAGCCTCGTCCGCCTCCGGCATCTCAGTTGACTCGAACGTCTACCTTGAAGGCATCGCCATCGGTAAAGTTCGCAAGATCACACTTCAGCCTCCTCCAGGAACCGGCGTCGATATCCTCTGCAAAATCGACGACAAATATCACCTACCCGAAGGCATCGAAGTTTCAATCCCCAAATCACTCCTCTCTGGCTCGGGCTCTATCTCTTTCTCTCGCGCCAAACTCGAAGACTACACCGACAACACACCTATGCTTGCTCTCGATGGCTCCGCCGTTATCATTGCCACCGAGTCTTCTCCATTCGCTCAGCTCACCGGCCAACTCAACACCATGCTCAAAGAGCCTCTCGACAAGTTCACCAATGTTGCCGACCATATCACCGAGCTCTCCGATACATGGAATCAACTCGGCCAAAACCTAAGCAAACTCTCACAATTCGAATCTCTCACAGACGTCGATGACGGTAAAGCTGTCGGTAATCTCGCAACCGTACTCCAACGTGCCGACTCACGTCTCAAGCAGTTCAAGACCGTCCTCTCAGGCATCGATTCATACGTAAACGACAAAGAAATACACGAGAACTTCACCCAAACCGTCGCCAACGCTCGTGATCTCACCGCCAACGCCAACCAGACTGTCACCGACGTCAAAGCAGACATCGCTCAACTCAAAAACCGCTACATCCTTCTCGCAGACGACCTCTCAAAAACCGTCAACACACTGCAGGATACCCTCGAAGAAGCAAAAGAAGGCAAAGGCACCGTCGGCCAACTCCTCGCCAATCCAGCACTCTACAACAACATGAACGATGCTTCCGAACGCCTCCGCGCCGCCATGCGTGAACTCCAAATCCTCTTCGAAAAGTGGAACACCGAAGGTATCGAACTCAATCTCTAA
- a CDS encoding ABC transporter ATP-binding protein produces the protein MTDNPTPPNQGAGSQHPLSKPPAITHNSDTHVARLHGVSKRFGPLRVLHRINLEFERGKTTVILGPSGTGKSVMLKHIVGLLRPDQGEVFFNDVRVDHANEQQLVEMRKKIGFLFQMGALFDSMNVGQNIAFPLVEHTTLTKPQQNARVAQVLKQVGLSGLEQKMPAQLSGGQRKRVALARAVVLEPELILYDEPTTGLDPIRADVINELIIALNKELGISSIVVTHDMQSANKVADRMLLLYNGSIVCDGTPEQFRKSDNELVQRFIKGIADEQDLDSIRSGFDKDTDGNPAAHPDNKQEDQSSD, from the coding sequence TTGACCGATAACCCCACACCACCCAACCAAGGGGCGGGATCACAACACCCCCTCAGCAAACCACCTGCTATCACACATAACAGTGATACACATGTCGCGCGCCTTCACGGCGTCTCAAAACGCTTCGGCCCACTCCGCGTTCTCCATCGAATCAACCTCGAATTCGAACGCGGCAAAACCACCGTCATCCTCGGCCCATCAGGCACCGGCAAGTCCGTCATGCTCAAGCACATCGTCGGCCTCCTCAGGCCCGATCAGGGCGAAGTTTTCTTCAACGATGTCCGCGTAGATCACGCCAACGAACAACAGCTCGTCGAAATGCGCAAAAAGATTGGCTTCCTCTTCCAGATGGGCGCCCTCTTCGACTCCATGAACGTCGGGCAGAACATCGCATTTCCCCTCGTTGAACACACCACCCTCACCAAACCGCAACAAAATGCACGTGTCGCGCAAGTCCTCAAGCAAGTCGGCCTCTCGGGTCTCGAACAGAAAATGCCCGCTCAACTCTCAGGCGGACAGCGTAAACGCGTTGCCCTTGCTCGCGCCGTCGTTCTCGAACCCGAACTCATCCTCTACGACGAACCCACCACCGGCCTCGACCCCATCCGCGCAGACGTCATCAACGAACTCATTATCGCACTCAACAAAGAACTCGGTATTTCCTCCATCGTTGTCACCCACGACATGCAGTCTGCGAATAAAGTCGCCGACAGAATGCTTCTACTCTACAACGGCTCAATCGTCTGCGATGGAACCCCAGAACAGTTCCGAAAATCCGACAACGAACTCGTTCAACGTTTTATTAAGGGAATTGCTGACGAACAAGACCTTGATTCCATTCGCTCAGGATTCGATAAAGATACAGATGGCAACCCCGCCGCTCATCCCGATAACAAACAAGAAGATCAATCCAGTGATTAG
- a CDS encoding DegT/DnrJ/EryC1/StrS family aminotransferase: MPVPLLDLSQQHDALRPQIDDKVLEVMRSGKFILGQYVEEFEQKLASYHNAKHAIGVSSGTDALLLSLMALGIQPGDEVITTPFTFFATAGSIARLGAVPVFIDIDPKTFNLEHQNIEAAITHKTKAIMPVHLFGLPANMGPIMDIAKKHNLKVVEDAAQSIGALYTDKMACTLGDCGCLSFYPSKNLSCMGDAGAIVTNDDDLAAKLRQLRNHGMDGEYKYINIGGNFRIDAIQAAILSIKLDQLDAWTNKRIMHAHRYNRHLEDIAVATPHEYEYRKHVFNQYTIRVHGGARDALLNHLNANGIGARVYYPYPLHTEPCFEYLKYNPGSVPNSEQAATEVLSLPVYPELTRQQQDEVIACIKDFFLSE; the protein is encoded by the coding sequence ATGCCAGTACCTCTGCTCGACCTCTCCCAACAGCACGACGCACTTCGCCCTCAAATCGACGACAAAGTTCTCGAAGTCATGCGATCCGGCAAATTCATTCTCGGACAGTACGTCGAAGAGTTTGAGCAAAAACTCGCCAGCTACCACAACGCCAAACACGCCATCGGCGTCTCCTCTGGCACCGACGCACTCCTCCTCTCGCTCATGGCTCTCGGCATCCAGCCCGGCGACGAAGTCATCACCACACCCTTCACATTCTTCGCCACTGCTGGCTCCATCGCCCGCCTCGGCGCCGTCCCTGTCTTCATCGACATCGACCCCAAAACTTTCAACCTCGAGCATCAGAACATCGAGGCCGCAATTACTCACAAAACCAAAGCCATCATGCCCGTCCATCTCTTCGGCCTCCCCGCCAACATGGGCCCCATCATGGACATCGCCAAAAAACATAACCTCAAAGTCGTCGAAGACGCCGCCCAATCCATCGGCGCCTTGTACACCGATAAAATGGCCTGCACCCTTGGTGACTGCGGCTGCCTCTCCTTCTACCCATCTAAAAATCTTTCATGCATGGGCGACGCCGGCGCCATTGTCACTAATGACGACGACCTCGCCGCAAAGCTCCGCCAACTACGCAACCACGGCATGGACGGCGAATACAAATACATCAACATCGGTGGCAACTTCCGCATCGATGCTATTCAAGCCGCCATCCTCTCCATCAAGCTCGACCAGCTCGACGCATGGACCAATAAACGCATCATGCACGCGCACCGCTACAACCGCCATCTGGAAGACATCGCTGTCGCTACCCCTCATGAATACGAGTACCGCAAGCACGTCTTCAATCAATACACCATCCGTGTCCACGGCGGCGCCCGCGATGCACTCCTCAACCACCTCAACGCCAACGGCATCGGCGCTCGTGTCTACTACCCATACCCACTCCATACCGAACCTTGCTTCGAATATCTCAAGTACAACCCCGGCTCTGTGCCGAACTCAGAACAAGCAGCCACCGAAGTGCTTAGCCTCCCCGTTTACCCCGAATTGACCCGACAACAACAGGACGAAGTCATCGCCTGCATCAAAGACTTCTTCCTCTCGGAGTAA
- a CDS encoding zinc ribbon domain-containing protein — protein MYDLNIPDDERGDVLSERKQAAPAHEGKCPACNQKIGDGAVLCIKCGFNLTEGKRLETAVVDEADAEAAKDKQKQEKTNVVRLTEADALIEKGNRAALAQGRDITKKKAGDEAMRVGADAEHRMKEYVIPGVSMVVMLLILGALTPIGWDASGTVNAISDATGWDLPVMMGYGVAYLLKAVFWVGWYIALWVGLIVLNALLSVGIGSIGSAIIKIGALASGVMLMSAVYGSVMHLLTGGLAGAGGIGMVVHIACILSLFYVLCYQFFEMEGKEPLYYFIISVGLPLIVISLIGMFLAM, from the coding sequence ATGTACGATCTAAATATTCCGGACGATGAACGAGGGGATGTTCTGAGTGAGCGAAAGCAGGCGGCGCCGGCTCATGAGGGGAAGTGCCCGGCTTGTAATCAGAAAATCGGGGACGGAGCTGTGCTCTGTATCAAATGTGGTTTTAATCTTACTGAGGGGAAGCGGTTGGAAACCGCGGTGGTGGATGAGGCAGATGCGGAAGCTGCGAAGGACAAACAGAAACAAGAGAAAACAAATGTCGTGCGGCTGACGGAGGCGGATGCTCTGATTGAGAAGGGGAATCGGGCGGCACTGGCACAGGGACGGGATATTACGAAAAAGAAGGCGGGAGATGAGGCGATGAGAGTGGGGGCGGATGCGGAACACCGGATGAAGGAATATGTCATCCCGGGCGTGAGTATGGTGGTGATGCTGCTAATTTTGGGGGCGCTCACGCCAATTGGGTGGGATGCGAGCGGGACAGTGAACGCGATTTCGGATGCAACGGGTTGGGATTTGCCGGTGATGATGGGGTACGGTGTGGCGTACCTGTTGAAAGCTGTTTTTTGGGTGGGCTGGTATATCGCGTTATGGGTGGGGTTGATTGTTTTGAATGCACTTTTAAGCGTGGGTATTGGCTCGATTGGTTCTGCGATCATTAAGATTGGCGCATTAGCGAGTGGGGTGATGCTGATGAGTGCGGTGTATGGGAGTGTCATGCATTTGCTGACGGGTGGGTTAGCGGGAGCTGGTGGGATCGGGATGGTGGTCCATATAGCGTGTATTTTGAGTTTGTTTTACGTGTTGTGTTATCAGTTTTTTGAGATGGAGGGGAAGGAGCCGTTGTATTACTTCATCATATCGGTGGGATTGCCACTGATTGTGATTTCGCTGATTGGCATGTTTTTAGCTATGTAG
- a CDS encoding aldo/keto reductase, whose amino-acid sequence MPTSASHQLTDSKGMIRRRFGKTNIMMPIFSTGGMRYQDGWTDKPLSDVPSEGQTNLNNTIIRSLELGINHIETARGYGPSERQLGVILPQLPREELIVQTKLAPTDDPAEFLQHFDESLERLNLSHVELLSIHGINDDQTLQQSVRPGGCLDAIRTLQAKGLVKHVGFSTHGPLDIILKAINHNDQHGGFDYVNLHWYFIFQRNWPAIQAATQRDMGVFIISPNDKGGQLYNAPPSFTNLTGPLHPMAFNNLFCLSRPEVHTLSCGASKPTDYDIHVDSIKLLDKSNDLIPSIIERLYDALETNTACRNPEYHTQFLPDLDQTFGLNLEVILWLRNLTLGWNLTDYAKMRFNLLGNAGHWFPGGKPQEILDSITPEQLTAALPNHPDASVIYDMVNEAIDLLAGEEVKRLSESD is encoded by the coding sequence ATGCCCACATCCGCATCCCATCAGTTGACCGATTCTAAAGGCATGATCCGCCGCCGCTTCGGCAAAACAAACATCATGATGCCCATCTTCTCAACCGGAGGCATGCGTTACCAGGATGGATGGACCGACAAACCGCTCTCTGATGTACCATCTGAAGGCCAGACCAACCTCAACAACACCATCATTCGTTCACTCGAACTCGGCATCAACCACATCGAAACGGCACGCGGATACGGCCCCTCCGAACGGCAACTCGGCGTCATCCTCCCACAACTCCCACGAGAAGAACTCATCGTTCAAACCAAACTTGCCCCCACCGACGACCCTGCTGAATTCTTACAACACTTCGACGAATCTCTCGAGCGTCTCAACCTCTCTCACGTCGAGCTTCTCTCAATCCACGGCATCAACGACGACCAAACACTACAACAATCCGTCCGACCCGGTGGTTGCCTCGACGCAATTCGCACCCTGCAAGCCAAAGGCCTCGTCAAACACGTCGGCTTTTCAACACACGGCCCTCTCGACATTATCCTCAAAGCCATTAACCACAACGATCAACACGGCGGCTTCGACTACGTCAACCTCCACTGGTATTTCATCTTTCAACGCAATTGGCCCGCCATCCAAGCAGCGACTCAGCGCGACATGGGCGTTTTCATCATCTCGCCCAACGATAAGGGCGGTCAACTCTACAACGCGCCCCCATCCTTCACCAACCTCACCGGCCCACTTCATCCCATGGCTTTCAACAACCTCTTCTGCCTCTCTCGACCTGAAGTACACACCCTCTCTTGCGGCGCATCAAAGCCTACGGATTACGATATCCATGTCGACTCTATCAAACTGTTAGATAAATCCAACGACCTCATTCCATCCATCATCGAACGCCTTTACGATGCCCTCGAAACCAATACCGCCTGTCGCAACCCTGAATACCATACTCAATTCCTACCAGACCTCGATCAGACCTTTGGCCTGAATCTCGAAGTCATTCTCTGGCTACGCAACCTCACACTCGGCTGGAACCTGACCGACTACGCAAAAATGAGATTCAACCTACTCGGCAATGCTGGTCACTGGTTCCCCGGCGGTAAACCCCAAGAAATTCTCGATTCAATCACGCCCGAACAACTCACTGCCGCACTACCCAATCACCCCGACGCTTCCGTCATCTACGATATGGTCAACGAAGCCATCGACCTGCTCGCCGGCGAAGAAGTCAAACGCCTCTCCGAATCCGACTAG
- a CDS encoding zinc-binding dehydrogenase, translated as MSTQKQIIVEQFGGPENLLIKDTEIPTPAEGQVLVKLTSIGMNHADLLARKGFYKIASGEPPFTPGIEGGGIIEKAGPNTTLSEGTRVVITPDAPRAAAGGFGGTYKQYYCVPESKVLPAPDTIPDNQLGALWLPYLTAWGCLVWKHGIKAGDIIAIPAASSSVALAAAQIAKKFGCKTIGLTTSQDKIDTLKNMSTAHYDHIVLTHDKDTDGNRTMLPWHKEMRQLTESKGVNVFFDPVASGSYLNTEIKCLAQFGVVYVYGLLGAPDTVDVTPLIRKFASITGWVLGELMYAGEDVWRRGCNEILDGFADGSYKQHVDAEYKLEDIQNAHIQMHKGQHIGKLVIVP; from the coding sequence ATGAGTACCCAAAAACAAATCATTGTCGAGCAGTTCGGTGGCCCTGAAAACCTCCTCATCAAGGACACCGAAATCCCTACACCCGCCGAGGGCCAGGTCCTCGTGAAACTCACTTCCATCGGCATGAACCACGCCGACCTCCTCGCTCGTAAAGGCTTCTACAAAATTGCCTCTGGCGAGCCTCCGTTTACCCCCGGCATCGAAGGCGGCGGCATCATCGAAAAGGCTGGCCCCAATACCACCCTCTCAGAAGGTACTCGCGTTGTCATCACACCCGACGCCCCACGTGCAGCTGCTGGCGGTTTCGGCGGCACATACAAGCAATACTACTGCGTACCAGAATCCAAAGTCCTGCCGGCCCCCGATACCATCCCCGACAACCAGCTCGGCGCACTTTGGCTTCCATACCTCACCGCTTGGGGCTGTCTTGTTTGGAAGCATGGCATTAAAGCCGGCGACATCATCGCCATCCCCGCTGCCTCATCATCCGTCGCACTCGCCGCCGCACAAATCGCCAAAAAATTCGGCTGCAAAACCATTGGCCTCACCACCTCACAAGATAAAATCGACACACTCAAAAACATGTCTACCGCTCATTATGATCACATCGTTCTAACACACGATAAGGACACTGACGGCAACCGCACCATGCTCCCATGGCATAAAGAAATGCGCCAGCTCACCGAAAGTAAAGGCGTCAACGTTTTCTTCGACCCCGTCGCATCAGGCTCATACCTCAACACCGAAATTAAATGCCTCGCTCAGTTCGGTGTCGTCTACGTCTACGGCCTCCTCGGTGCTCCCGATACCGTCGACGTCACACCACTCATCCGTAAATTCGCCTCCATCACCGGCTGGGTGCTCGGCGAACTCATGTACGCAGGCGAAGACGTCTGGAGACGCGGCTGTAATGAAATCCTCGATGGCTTCGCCGACGGTTCATACAAGCAACACGTTGACGCAGAATACAAACTCGAAGATATTCAGAACGCTCACATCCAAATGCACAAAGGCCAGCACATCGGCAAGCTCGTCATCGTGCCATAG
- a CDS encoding AsmA family protein: MNETNTPAAQPSKQNRTGKIIAIAILAILLLILALPSLLSTTPGKALLVKIINTQIPGSVTIKSISIGWFSGQYITDLELRDPQNQSVLSIQSLKIPDASLGSLISGSRNLGNIDIAYLRSNIIQQPTGQTNLDAAISSPKASTPKKPKSPSKDSTSNMLAGLSFALNVKDAQLTYNAPDLEPIILEIPTTQIDFKRPQDITINIQGSITQNQSAGKLDINANIQNLLDNNAQLTFTKTNLDVAAHLNDLPIDAIDRMANQQGKLIALIGPTLNSSLTANGNLDNMAIKLNTQSQHINASADIASNGSSITNATPAQLTLDITPEAWRIITRDQTGQNNSTLEKPFTITLALDKLNLPIVNSKPNLQNAQTDLKLDISQIMLHTPNVGEIDLRRTVATLQSDHLATSLAANLNSVAMLNKNRGEINLTANINDWLAPDNTFATNQYTSDVKLAVNQFPLAAILDDLLNSSDLYMQALGATIDSALIANYSGQKQEGMLNLQLTTAHGNATMDAVVSPNNIQLTQDTIVNYRIQPNLLAAALNSDDYKLASPANLILSVEQFKIDTQSQSITPNDITTGLTLRLDNLSFVQGNYQNLNLQNSTIYIHPNTNLGDKDIPIQLAAKLQNQQQSASITGNIHTYFPGEKWQTPAFHKSTITLKDIPPAIFDSLIGASNSMATLIGPSIDNITITAEGDLNKRFTLNTSVTSPNLTADIDGQLDTVDNQQIIDIKSNSNIKFTLTPQTYAAYTAAQNKNTNPANRLNLLKPTTLTLNLTDGSLPLSMNPKQTKLKANLTSTEFAVQRGSDTQFFIRNLAATADAQDLTQPTTLNITADILQQSANKKSSTGKIRSKTTLTNVVDSQGKINTENLNLNFDSQIQSMPIDLLDQLGRYNGSLIALVGSTANLTLTGDFPGNIDLKIDSQTLDVPAYVHVTRDYILTLRQDFDAQLKPTPQTFSTLLAKAQPVLADAINSERPIRLLVKKERFALPLTNFQTQTLNMDGTLDLGAIQMKRQGWLMQGMGNVIGRLGIGLTSQRNEAQSYTATFTPMDITINNGLVEPSQVWMTSEDLAVGFQVRANLNNQRLNAFMGIMGASFIAQSPLLSQSFNADQVYNVPISGSINNPNIDWNFLYLNIVGTTGTKAIAENTGDLGRTLGGLIGGIGQNMNEDKLRKAGLKAWNPPPPAIALAKNYESSSNASSDQQPQQSPQEQPRNRDQRSNPVNDLLDIFR, from the coding sequence ATGAACGAAACAAACACACCAGCCGCTCAACCATCCAAGCAGAACCGTACTGGCAAGATTATTGCCATCGCGATTCTCGCAATACTACTCCTCATTCTTGCGCTCCCTTCACTCCTCTCGACAACTCCCGGCAAAGCCCTTCTTGTAAAAATAATCAATACGCAGATCCCCGGATCAGTGACCATTAAGTCAATCTCAATCGGTTGGTTCTCTGGGCAATACATCACGGATCTCGAGCTCCGAGACCCTCAGAATCAATCTGTCCTCTCAATTCAATCGCTGAAAATTCCCGATGCATCCCTTGGCTCACTCATCTCCGGTTCACGCAATCTAGGTAACATCGATATTGCTTACCTGCGCAGCAACATCATTCAACAACCCACCGGCCAAACCAATCTCGATGCAGCAATATCTTCACCCAAAGCATCAACACCGAAAAAGCCAAAATCTCCTTCAAAAGATAGCACTTCCAATATGCTCGCTGGTCTGTCTTTTGCACTAAACGTCAAAGATGCACAGTTAACCTACAACGCTCCAGATCTCGAACCGATCATCCTTGAGATTCCAACCACGCAAATTGATTTCAAACGCCCGCAAGACATTACAATCAACATTCAAGGCTCTATCACACAAAATCAATCCGCAGGCAAACTCGATATCAACGCCAACATCCAAAATCTCCTCGATAACAATGCCCAACTCACCTTCACAAAAACCAATCTTGATGTCGCAGCCCACCTCAACGATCTGCCTATTGATGCAATCGATCGTATGGCCAATCAGCAAGGTAAACTCATCGCTCTCATCGGCCCGACGCTCAATTCCTCGCTGACCGCAAACGGCAATCTCGACAATATGGCAATCAAACTCAACACCCAATCACAGCACATCAATGCTTCTGCCGATATCGCAAGCAACGGCAGTTCCATCACCAATGCCACGCCAGCACAACTCACTCTCGACATCACCCCAGAAGCTTGGCGAATCATCACCCGTGATCAAACCGGCCAAAACAATTCAACACTTGAAAAACCCTTCACGATCACACTTGCTCTTGATAAGCTCAATCTCCCCATCGTGAATAGCAAACCTAACCTGCAAAACGCTCAGACCGATCTCAAACTCGACATCTCACAGATCATGCTCCATACACCAAATGTCGGTGAAATAGATCTTCGCCGTACAGTTGCGACGCTTCAATCCGATCACCTCGCCACATCACTCGCCGCCAATCTCAATTCCGTTGCGATGCTTAATAAAAACCGTGGCGAAATTAATCTCACTGCCAACATCAATGATTGGCTCGCACCAGACAACACTTTCGCGACCAATCAGTACACCAGTGACGTGAAACTAGCTGTCAATCAATTCCCACTTGCTGCAATCCTCGATGATCTTCTCAATTCTTCTGATCTCTATATGCAAGCCCTCGGAGCGACCATCGATTCAGCCCTGATCGCTAATTACAGCGGTCAAAAACAAGAAGGTATGCTCAATCTTCAACTCACCACCGCGCACGGCAACGCAACCATGGACGCTGTTGTTTCACCCAATAATATCCAGCTCACGCAAGACACCATCGTCAACTACCGCATACAACCCAATCTTCTCGCAGCAGCCCTAAATAGCGATGACTACAAACTAGCTTCGCCAGCAAACCTTATTCTCAGCGTTGAACAATTCAAGATTGATACCCAATCTCAATCCATCACCCCCAACGACATCACTACCGGCCTCACCCTCCGACTCGATAACCTTTCATTTGTGCAAGGCAATTATCAAAACCTCAATCTTCAAAACTCAACCATCTATATCCACCCTAATACCAATCTTGGCGATAAAGATATCCCCATTCAGCTTGCGGCTAAACTCCAAAATCAGCAACAATCCGCATCAATCACGGGTAATATTCACACTTATTTCCCGGGTGAAAAGTGGCAAACACCTGCCTTCCACAAATCAACGATCACACTCAAAGACATCCCACCCGCAATCTTTGATAGTCTAATTGGCGCTAGTAATAGTATGGCCACACTCATCGGCCCATCAATCGACAATATCACCATCACCGCCGAGGGTGACCTCAATAAGCGCTTCACTCTCAACACTTCCGTTACTTCTCCAAATCTCACTGCCGATATCGACGGCCAACTCGATACGGTCGATAATCAACAAATTATCGACATTAAATCTAACTCCAACATCAAATTTACCCTCACCCCGCAAACCTATGCCGCCTACACCGCTGCACAAAACAAAAATACCAACCCCGCCAACCGTCTCAATTTACTCAAGCCCACAACACTGACCCTCAATCTCACCGACGGCTCTCTCCCTCTCTCCATGAACCCGAAACAAACCAAACTTAAAGCAAATCTCACCTCAACAGAGTTTGCCGTTCAACGTGGTTCCGACACGCAATTCTTTATCCGTAACCTCGCCGCAACAGCTGACGCGCAAGACCTAACACAACCAACAACTCTCAATATAACAGCCGACATCCTCCAGCAATCCGCAAACAAAAAATCATCCACCGGCAAAATCCGTTCAAAAACCACACTCACAAATGTTGTCGATTCGCAAGGCAAGATTAATACCGAAAACCTTAACCTCAATTTCGACAGCCAAATCCAGAGTATGCCTATTGATCTGTTAGATCAACTGGGTCGTTACAATGGTTCGCTCATCGCCCTCGTTGGTTCTACCGCCAATCTCACACTCACCGGCGACTTCCCCGGTAATATCGACCTGAAAATCGATTCGCAAACCCTCGATGTTCCTGCTTATGTTCACGTCACCCGCGATTACATCCTCACCCTCCGTCAGGATTTCGACGCTCAACTCAAACCCACCCCACAAACATTCTCCACGCTTCTCGCCAAAGCCCAGCCCGTCCTTGCAGATGCGATCAACTCCGAACGCCCCATCCGTCTGCTCGTCAAGAAAGAACGTTTCGCCTTACCGCTCACCAATTTTCAAACCCAGACCCTCAACATGGATGGCACACTCGACCTTGGCGCCATTCAAATGAAACGACAAGGTTGGCTCATGCAAGGTATGGGCAACGTCATCGGCCGACTCGGTATCGGTCTTACCAGCCAACGTAACGAAGCCCAATCCTATACCGCAACCTTCACACCAATGGACATCACCATCAACAACGGCCTCGTTGAACCTTCACAAGTCTGGATGACCTCTGAAGACCTTGCCGTTGGCTTCCAGGTCCGCGCCAATCTCAACAATCAACGCCTCAACGCATTTATGGGCATTATGGGCGCTTCCTTCATCGCCCAATCCCCACTCCTCTCCCAGTCCTTCAACGCCGATCAGGTCTACAACGTCCCAATCTCTGGCTCTATCAACAACCCAAACATCGACTGGAATTTTCTTTATCTCAACATCGTCGGAACCACCGGCACCAAAGCCATCGCCGAGAACACTGGTGACCTCGGCCGTACCCTTGGAGGCTTGATCGGCGGCATCGGCCAAAACATGAACGAAGATAAACTTCGCAAGGCAGGCCTAAAAGCATGGAACCCCCCACCCCCCGCAATCGCTCTCGCCAAAAATTACGAGTCATCCTCCAACGCAAGTTCCGATCAGCAACCACAACAATCCCCGCAAGAGCAACCACGTAATCGTGATCAACGCTCTAACCCCGTAAATGACCTACTCGACATATTCCGTTAA